The DNA window GAGTGGCGCTGAAATTTACCGGAACTTTCTTCAAAGAATTTGTCCTGGATTACAGCGGCACCGGGAAGACAGCTGAGGAGATCCGCCAAAGTCTTTTGGAAGAGAAGATCTTCTCCGGAGTCACTTTGACACAAGATTATCCAGAGCTTGGCGAGTGTGCCCTGGTGTGTGTAACAGAGATGGTGACCAAAGAAATGATCGATCATATGGCGGATTCACTTCTCAAAGTGGTGAACGGATAAGGAGGAGGACATTATGCGCAGAGATTATCATACATATCTAAGACGTTTCCACGAGGCAAAGTGGGACGAAGAAATCATTTTTGACTTGAGTGTTCCGGGACAGCGGGGGATTGCGGTGCCAAAACCGGAGGGAGAGATCATAGAAAAAGTTGGAAAAGGAAGCGACAAGATCCCGGCTTCTATGAAACGGAAAAAAACTGCCCAACCTCCCAGAAGTACATCAGATGAGGGTCAACCGCCATTATATGCGGCTGACCCAGGAAGTCTTGGGCGCGGATATCACGCCGGACTTAAGCCAGGGAACCTGCACCATGAAATACAGCCCGAAAGTACAGGAGCATATGGCGGCCAGAAATGAAAATCTGGTGGATGTGCATCCTCTGCAGGACGATTCCACTATCCAGGGAATTCTGGAAATTTATAAGAAAACGGAGGAAATGGTGTGCGAGATTTCCGGTATGGATGCCTTCAACTTTCATCCGGGCGGCGGCGCCGCGGCCTGTTATGAGGGAGCCAGTGTCGTAAGGGCTTATCATAAGGCCAGAGGAGATGAAAAGAGAGACGAGATCATCACAACCATCTTCTCTCATCCCTGTGATGCGGGAGCGCCTGCCACAGCGGGATATAAGGTGATCACTCTGATGCCGGGCGAAGATGGAGTGCCGGAATTGGAAGCATTGAAAGCGGCCCTTTCTGAGAGAACATCGGCCATCTTTATTACCAATCCGGAGGATACAGGAATCTTCAACCCAAGGATCAAAGAGTATGTGGATGCCGCCCACGAAGTGGGAGCGCTCTGCTATTACGACCAGGCTAATGTAAACGGCATTATGGGAATCACCAGAGCCAGAGAAGTGGGATTTGACCTGATCCATTATAACCTCCACAAGACTTTCTCTTCTCCGCACGGCGGCATGGGACCGGGGTGCGGAGCTCTGGGGGTAAGAGAGTTTTTGAAACCGTTCCTGCCGGTTCCGCGGGTAGAGTATGATGGAAGCAAATATTATCTGGATTATGACTGCCCGGAGAGCATCGGGAAGGTAAGGAGCTTCATGGGGAATGTGCATGTAGTCATGAGGACTTATATGTGGATCAAGCAGATGGGAGCCGAGGGGATTCGGGAAGCCGCGATCTGTTCTGTCCTGAATAACCAGTACCTGATGAAGAAGGTCAGCCAGATCCGCGGCGTTCAGGTGTACTATGCGCCCGGCAAGCGACGGATCGAACAGTGCAGGTACAGCTGGAACAAATTGAAAGAAGATACCGGATTTGGAACGGTGGATGTGACAAAAAGGCTGGTAGACTTTGGCATGCAGCACTACTGGCAGTCCCATCATCCCCATATCGTACCGGAGCCGTTTACCTTGGAGCCCACCGAGTCCTACAGCAAGGATGATCTGGATGAATATGTGGCTATTCTGACGGAGATTTCCAGAGAATGTTACGAAGAACCGGAAGTGATCCGGACCGCGCCCCATAACGCGCCGATCCACGCAATCTTACAGGACGAGGTAGATGATTATGACAAGATTGCTGTAACCTGGCGTCAGTGGCAGAAGCGGATCAAAGCGGGGACTATGAAAGACGCATAAGCGATTTGGCGGGGGAACGGTTATGAAACAAATTGGATTCCTGGTCAATCCGGTCGCCGGTATCGGCGGCCGGGTAGGCTTAAAAGGGAGCGACGGAGCAGAGATACAGAAGAAAGCAAGGAGTCTGGGAGCAGTTCCAGAAGCTGCTGTCAGGGCCCTGCACGCTTTGGAGAAAGCCTCTGGGCTGGAAGAGAAGGTGACCTTTCTGACAGCGCCGGGAATCATGGGGGAAGAGGTTCTAAAGAAGACAGCCTTCTCATATCATGTGATTGGGACACTGGCAGACGGAGAGACGACGGCGGAAGATACCATTCGGATCGCAAGAGAGATCCTGGAAGAGGGGGCAGATCTTCTTTTGTTTGCCGGCGGCGACGGAACGGCCAGAAATGTCTGCGAAGCTGTGGAGATGGAACTTCCAGTCATAGGGATCCCGGCCGGAGTCAAGATCCATTCTGCCGTATATGCATACAATGCCGGAAATGCGGGGGAAGCCCTGACATATTTTTGCAATGAGAGTAAAAACCGGTTTGAGGAAGCAGAAGTTATGGATATTGATGAAGAAGCTTTCCGGAACGGAAGGGTACAGGCAAAACTGTATGGTTATATGAAAATCCCGATGCTGCACCGTTATATGCAAAGCGTGAAAAGCGGAGGCTATTCGGAGAAAGACAACACAATGGGAATGGCCGCGGAGGTGGCAGCGGGAATGAAACCGGACGCTTATTATGTGATCGGCCCTGGAACCACGACCCGGCCAGTGATGGAGAAACTGGGCCTGCCCCATACACTGCTGGGAATGGATATTGTAAAAGATGGGGTCTTGATAAAGGCAGATGCAGTGGAAAAAGATATTTATGAATTGACGCAGCAGGGGGAAGTATTCCTGGTGCTGACCGTCATTGGAGGACAGGGGCATCTGTTTGGGAGGGGAAATCAGCAGATCAGTCCGAGAATCTTAAGAACTATCGGTAAAGATCACTGCATCATCCTGGCGACCAAAAGTAAACTTTTGAACATTGGGTCAGGCAGGCTTACGGTAGATACTGGCGATACAGATCTGGATCAGGAACTGGCCGGGTATGTGCGGATTATCACCGGATACCAGGACAGTATGATGTACCGGATCGAGCCCTAAAGGAAAGAGGTGTTGATATGGAAAATTTAGAAAAATATGATCGAAGACTTCCGATGAAAGTAAAGGTAGGTTTCGGAATCGCGAATCTGGGAGATACCATCATCACAGAATTCGTGGGAGCGTTTTTGATCTTCTTTTTGACAAATATTGCCGGGATACGTCCCGCTTTGGCCGGAACGATCGTGTTCATCGGTGTGATCTGGGATGCCATCAGCGATCCGATCATTGGGACGATGTCGGACCGGTGCGGCCTGAAAGCGGGAAGAAGAAGGCCGTTCCTTCTGATCGCGGCAGGGCCGATCGTAGTCTTTACCATGCTGCTGTTTACGGCGGTAGATCTGTCAGCGGGGGCAAAGGCCGCTTACTTTATCATCATGACGATCTTCTACTGGACGGCTTATACATTATTTAACATTCCGTATCTTTCTCTGGGGTCGGAGCTTACCACCAATAACGACGAGAAAACAAGGGCGTCTTCGATCAGACAGGTATTTGGTACGTTTGGGCTTTTATTTGCCAATGCCCTTCCCCTCCTTTTGGTTACGGCTTTTGAAAACCGGGGAATGTCGGAGAAGAGAGCCTGGATGATGGCGGCTCTGACGCTGGGGATCATCGCGGCGGCGGCCATCCTGATCACATGGAGATCCACAAGAGGCTGGGAGATCCGGTATAAACCCCAGGATAAGAGCGCGCCGTTCTTTAAGAACCTTGGAAAAGTGCTGGTCTACAAACCGTATATCCTGATTATCCTGGCCTCCTTCTTATTCTACTTTGCGTTCAATACCTGCAACGCAACAGTGGTGTACAACGCGCTGGTAGTGGTAGGGGCGACGGAAGCTCAGACCTCGATCGTCTATACCACTGGAACGATCGTAGGGATCATATTATCGCTGCTGATCGGAAAACTGGCGGTCAAATACGACAAGAAATGGGTATTTATCGTATTTATGTCCATTGCGGGCGTGGCGCTGTGCCTGTTTAAAGTGATCGGATTTTCCAGTATTGCCATGCAGGCGGTGCAGTTCTCGATGGCTCACTTTGGGATCATCAGTTTCCTGGTGTTAAGCTACAATCTTTTGTATGATACCTGTGAAGTTTACGAGTTTAAGAGCGGAGAGATGCTGACAGGCGTTATGATTTCTTACTTTTCCTTCTTTATCAAATTAGGAAAGGCCACGGCTCTGCAGGTAGTAGGAATTATTCTGGAGATCAACGGTTATAATGCTGAATTGGCCGCGCAGCCGGAAAGCGCGAAAAACGCGGTCGAAAGTATGTCTTCTATTATCCCGGGGATTTTGATGCTGCTGTGCGCCTTTGTGGTCTACTTGTACCCGATTACGAGAGAGCGTTTCCGGGCTATGCAGGAAGCTAAGAAATTAAAAGACGCAGGGGAAGAATACTCAACCGCGGCGTTTGAGAAGATCTTATAAAAGTGTATAATTCCCGTTAACACTGGCGGCAGGAAGATATTTCTTCCTGCCGCTAATAGTTTGTCAATAATAGACAAAATATAGAAAGAAAAATTGTGAACAATTTAAGAAATCAGGGAATTGACATTCCTTTCTTGCTGGAGTATTCTTTCTAAAGGACATATTAGGGACATGTCCCTAAACAAAAAGGAAGGAGATTTACTTTCATGAAGGAGAATGTAAACTACATGGATCTTGCCAACAGTCCGCTGATGTGGCTGGGTGCAGCAATTGCCGTCGGGATCGTAGTATTCCAGTCGGTGCTTTTTTTCAAAAAATCGCTGACAGCAGCGAAAGAGGCGGGGCTTACTAAAGAACAAGTCAATATGGCGATCAAAAGCAGCGCTATTTCATCGATAGGACCATCCGTCGTGATCCTGGTAACCATGATCTCACTGATCGTTTCTATGGGAGCGCCGGTATCCTGGATGCGTCTGTCATTTATTGGTTCCGTCAACTATGAGGCGATGGCGGCCGGATTTGGTGCCCAGGCTATGGGGACAACGCTGGAAAACCTGAATCCTACAGCTTTTGCCTGCGGAGTTTGGGTTATGATCTGCGGGTCCTTGGGCTGGCTGATCTTTACCTTGATCTTTACAGATAAGATGGACAAAGTAAACCATATCATGTCAAAAGGAAATGCTAAGATGGTTCCGATCATCTCAGCGGGAGCTATGCTGGGAGCTTTCGCCAACCTGGCAAGCGGCAATTTCTTCAATGCCGAGGGCGGATTTGAATTTGGAGGCGCTCCGGCCATTGCTACGATCATCGGATGCATCTTAATGATGATACTTACGAAACTGGCGAAAGATAAGAAGATCACCTGGTTGAGAGAGTGG is part of the Lachnospiraceae bacterium KGMB03038 genome and encodes:
- a CDS encoding ATP-NAD kinase, producing the protein MKQIGFLVNPVAGIGGRVGLKGSDGAEIQKKARSLGAVPEAAVRALHALEKASGLEEKVTFLTAPGIMGEEVLKKTAFSYHVIGTLADGETTAEDTIRIAREILEEGADLLLFAGGDGTARNVCEAVEMELPVIGIPAGVKIHSAVYAYNAGNAGEALTYFCNESKNRFEEAEVMDIDEEAFRNGRVQAKLYGYMKIPMLHRYMQSVKSGGYSEKDNTMGMAAEVAAGMKPDAYYVIGPGTTTRPVMEKLGLPHTLLGMDIVKDGVLIKADAVEKDIYELTQQGEVFLVLTVIGGQGHLFGRGNQQISPRILRTIGKDHCIILATKSKLLNIGSGRLTVDTGDTDLDQELAGYVRIITGYQDSMMYRIEP
- a CDS encoding DUF5058 family protein, with protein sequence MKENVNYMDLANSPLMWLGAAIAVGIVVFQSVLFFKKSLTAAKEAGLTKEQVNMAIKSSAISSIGPSVVILVTMISLIVSMGAPVSWMRLSFIGSVNYEAMAAGFGAQAMGTTLENLNPTAFACGVWVMICGSLGWLIFTLIFTDKMDKVNHIMSKGNAKMVPIISAGAMLGAFANLASGNFFNAEGGFEFGGAPAIATIIGCILMMILTKLAKDKKITWLREWAFAISMFTGMFIGYIWSLQG
- a CDS encoding MFS transporter gives rise to the protein MENLEKYDRRLPMKVKVGFGIANLGDTIITEFVGAFLIFFLTNIAGIRPALAGTIVFIGVIWDAISDPIIGTMSDRCGLKAGRRRPFLLIAAGPIVVFTMLLFTAVDLSAGAKAAYFIIMTIFYWTAYTLFNIPYLSLGSELTTNNDEKTRASSIRQVFGTFGLLFANALPLLLVTAFENRGMSEKRAWMMAALTLGIIAAAAILITWRSTRGWEIRYKPQDKSAPFFKNLGKVLVYKPYILIILASFLFYFAFNTCNATVVYNALVVVGATEAQTSIVYTTGTIVGIILSLLIGKLAVKYDKKWVFIVFMSIAGVALCLFKVIGFSSIAMQAVQFSMAHFGIISFLVLSYNLLYDTCEVYEFKSGEMLTGVMISYFSFFIKLGKATALQVVGIILEINGYNAELAAQPESAKNAVESMSSIIPGILMLLCAFVVYLYPITRERFRAMQEAKKLKDAGEEYSTAAFEKIL